One genomic window of Branchiostoma lanceolatum isolate klBraLanc5 chromosome 5, klBraLanc5.hap2, whole genome shotgun sequence includes the following:
- the LOC136435051 gene encoding nicotinamide phosphoribosyltransferase-like, whose translation MATCGGPCMDNVLLITDSYKVTHHMQYPPDTTTIFSYFESRGGKFKETVFFGLQYLIKRWLVGQVVTREKIAEAKDIYKKHFGQDVFNEEGWIYVLEHHGGKLPLLIKAVPEGTVVPVKNVLFTVENTDPKCFWLTNWFETLLVQVWYPMTVATNSREQKKIIASFLHETADNMDGLPFKLHDFGFRGVSAVEAAAIGGAAHLVNFTGTDTIASLVMARKYYGADMAGFSIPAAEHSTITAWGKTGELEAFKNMLSRFPKGLVACVSDSYDIWNACENLWGKELKNMIVKRGESDSTLVVRPDSGEPADVVVKVLTILGKAFGTEKNSKGFKVLPPYLRVIQGDGISYETLTGILERMKKLEWSADNIAFGSGGALLQKLNRDTQKCAFKCSFAVVNGEGVDVFKQPITDPGKKSKKGRLTLELQNGKYVTVQEGQGDPKKDLLVPVFQDGQILKDYTWEEVRGRAEIPLVLEQKKKKNATK comes from the exons ATGGCGACGTGTGGTGGACCGTGTATGGACAATGTTCTCCTTATCACGGACTCCTACAAG GTGACCCATCACATGCAGTACCCACCAGACACAACCACGATATTCTCATACTTTGAGAGTCGAGGTGGAAAATTTAAGGAGACAGTGTTCTTTGGACTGCAGTACCTTATAAAGAGATGGCTGGTTGGCCAG GTCGTCACAAGGGAAAAGATTGCAGAGGCCAAGGATATCTACAAGAAACACTTTGGACAGGATGTCTTCAATGAGGAGGGATGGATCTACGTCTTAGAG CACCATGGTGGAAAACTGCCGCTGCTCATCAAAGCTGTGCCAGAGGGAACCGTTGTCCCAGTCAAGAACGTCCTCTTCACTGTGGAGAACACAGACCCAAAGTGTTTCTGGCTTACCAACTGGTTTGAA ACACTGCTGGTCCAGGTCTGGTACCCGATGACCGTTGCCACAAACTCCAGGGAACAGAAGAAGATAATCGCCAGCTTCCTGCACGAGACAGCGGATAACATGGATGGACTGCCATTCAAGCTTCACGACTTCGGCTTCAGAGGAGTCTCAGCTGTTGAG GCAGCTGCTATTGGTGGGGCGGCTCACCTTGTAAACTTCACGGGGACAGACACAATCGCAAGTCTTGTCATGGCGCGGAAGTACTACGGAGCAGACATGGCCGGATTCTCCATCCCAGCTGCAGAGCACAG CACAATCACAGCTTGGGGAAAGACTGGTGAACTGGAGGCTTTCAAGAACATGTTGTCAAGGTTTCCCAAAGGCCTGGTGGCATGT GTGAGTGACAGCTACGACATCTGGAACGCCTGTGAGAACCTTTGGGGGAAGGAGCTGAAGAACATGATTGTCAAGAGGGGCGAGAGTGATTCTACTCTAGTGGTCAGGCCAGACTCAGGAGAGCCTGCTGACGTGGTCGTTAAG GTACTAACCATCCTCGGCAAGGCCTTTGGAACAGAGAAAAATTCCAAAGGGTTCAAGGTCCTTCCCCCATATCTACGTGTAATCCAGGGAGATGGCATCAGCTATGAGACACTAACTGGCATTCTAG AGAGGATGAAGAAACTGGAATGGAGTGCAGACAACATCGCCTTTGGCAGTGGAGGGGCTCTGCTTCAGAAACTGAACAGAGACACCCAGAAATGTGCTTTCAAGTGCAGCTTTGCAGTGGTGAATGGAGAAGGG GTGGATGTGTTCAAGCAGCCAATCACAGATCCCGGAAAGAAGTCCAAAAAAGGACGGTTGACTTTGGAGCTACAGAACGGGAAATATGTGACTGTACAGGAGGGACAGGGGGACCCTAAAAAG GATTTGCTTGTACCTGTGTTCCAAGATGGACAGATTCTGAAGGATTACACTTGGGAGGAGGTCCGTGGGCGTGCTGAAATTCCCCTAGTACTGgagcagaaaaagaaaaagaatgctACGAAATAG
- the LOC136435053 gene encoding 2'-5'-oligoadenylate synthase 1-like codes for MAHFSGDASFLNLTSERELNAHIDRELQMTESDRTSFNRVLDGLYRTLQTEVRYNSVTVNRLVKGGSYGRGTALKDRSDLDVTLFLNGITSMRDFLNQQQDIIGRVAATLEGSRWARENGVVSVVAQQNAATLVLRSRDHQMEVDIVPAYDNLGAVENPMKRNEVYQSMRGQDPYKYSASFVGLQVEFVREKPARLKNLIRLVKSWKKAQDARFGRKLGSSWLWELISIYVCETKVGSTSSFNMKQAFKMVMETVVNYSSLRALWTTYYSDRFPVVREKLSSTGSPLVLDPANPWDNVADRCNHWCLVDQAAREALQSPLLQSW; via the exons ATGGCGCATTTTTCAGGAGACG cttCTTTTCTGAATCTCACCAGCGAGAGGGAGCTAAACGCTCACATCGACCGGGAACTTCAGATGACCGAGTCTGATAGAACGAGCTTCAACCGGGTTCTAGATGGCCTGTACCGCACACTGCAGACTGAGGTTAGGTACAACAGCGTCACCGTTAACCGCCTGGTCAAG GGAGGTTCGTACGGCAGGGGAACGGCGCTGAAGGACAGGTCTGACCTCGACGTGACGCTCTTCTTGAATGGTATCACCAGTATGAGAGATTTCCTGAATCAGCAACAAGACATCATTGGACGCGTTGCAGCGACACTGGAGGG ATCCAGGTGGGCTCGTGAAAATGGGGTTGTCAGTGTTGTTGCACAGCAAAATGCTGCAACATTGGTTCTGAGATCTAGAGACCACCAAATGGAAGTTGACATCGTGCCAGCCTACGACAACCTCGGTGCTGTGGAAAACCCAA TGAAGCGAAATGAAGTGTACCAGTCCATGAGAGGCCAGGACCCGTACAAGTACTCGGCTTCCTTCGTTGGTCTCCAGGTCGAGTTTGTGCGAGAAAAACCCGCTCGACTGAAGAATCTCATCCGACTGGTGAAGTCCTGGAAAAAG GCACAAGACGCACGATTTGGAAGGAAGCTTGGCTCCTCCTGGCTGTGGGAGCTGATCAGTATCTACGTGTGTGAAACAAAAGTGGGCTCCACAAGCAGCTTCAACATGAAGCAGGCCTTCAAGATGGTCATGGAGACGGTGGTGAACTACAGTAGTCTCCGGGCACTGTGGACAACTTACTACTCCGACAGGTTCCCAGTGGTTCGCGAGAAGCTGTCCTCCACTGGAAG CCCATTGGTCCTGGACCCAGCAAACCCCTGGGATAACGTGGCGGACCGCTGCAACCATTGGTGCCTGGTGGATCAGGCTGCCCGTGAAGCGCTGCAGAGCCCACTGCTGCAGTCCTGGTAG
- the LOC136435052 gene encoding SPRY domain-containing protein 4-like — protein MASLEKQLRQVKGEGKEEQDQSVSNEDPEVLDIREVKAGETSTFGLDPATIHGKLETQVDKDKGKILIKYNKDQEVVNTMGRFVGKSHTALGDVLVSGGTMYWEVNVRKSNHYRVGVALKTVKRDKWIGDTKKSWCIRNNDGEVSARHNYVDSGLRLVRNPPVIGVLLDYDNAKVQFFDADSRKHLQTYEVDVTEPLRPAFQVNEGCVVVDSAASPAKMEELLAAKDAAGDSIPDLTHDTSSYKTRFFNDRRLAALSESIGKEWRQVASCLGLEKVQLDKLEINHPRDHNRQVLEGLSAWRLTMKDDDEMLAKLMASLQECSRFDLAEKIQEEHGQHGQTTETEESENPS, from the exons ATGGCATCATTGGAGAAGCAGCTTCGACAGGTGAAGGGCGAAGGAAAAGAGGAACAGGATCAGAGCGTGTCTAATGAAGACCCAGAAGTGTTGGACATTCGGGAAGTGAAAGCTGGCGAAA CATCTACATTCGGCTTGGACCCGGCGAccattcatggcaagttagaaACCCAAGTAGACAAGGATAAGGGGAAAATTCTTATCAAATACAACAAGGACCAAGAGGTTGTCAACACAATGGGTCGCTTCGTGGGGAAGTCACACACTGCACTGGGAGATGTGCTGGTCAGTGGAGGGACGATGTACTGGGAAGTGAACGTCCGCAAGTCCAACCACTACCGTGTCG GCGTGGCATTGAAGACCGTCAAACGTGACAAATGGATCGGTGACACAAAGAAGTCATGGTGCATCAGGAACAACGACGGTGAGGTGTCCGCCAGACACAACTACGTCGACTCCGGTCTGCGACTGGTCCGGAACCCGCCAGTGATCGGTGTTCTTCTCGACTACGACAACGCGAAG GTCCAATTCTTCGATGCAGACAGTCGTAAACACCTGCAAACATACGAAGTTGACGTCACAGAACCCTTACGTCCGGCGTTCCAAGTGAACGAAGGCTGTGTTGTGGTGGACAGCGCAGCCTCCCCTGCTAAAATGGAGGAACTTTTAGCAGCCAAGGACGCCGCTG GCGACAGCATTCCTGACTTGACACACGACACATCATCGTATAAGACTC GTTTCTTCAATGACAGGAGACTGGCAGCCCTTTCCGAGTCCATCGGTAAAGAGTGGCGTCAGGTTGCCAGTTGTCTCGGGCTCGAGAAGGTGCAGCTAGACAAGTTGGAGATAAATCACCCACGTGACCACAACCGGCAAGTTCTGGAAGGCCTGTCTGCTTGGAGGCTTACTATGAAG GACGATGATGAGATGTTGGCCAAGCTCATGGCATCTCTGCAGGAATGTAGCCGCTTCGACCTCGCAGAGAAAATACAAGAGGAACACGGCCAGCATGGTCAAACCACCGAGACCGAAGAATCTGAAAACCCTTCCTAG
- the LOC136435054 gene encoding short transient receptor potential channel 4-like codes for MDSYRTQDEEEQIEDVVFSATKLPILGENSQLQRRFLCLVKDGDRAKVEEILSKNRHDVSFNIDCLDTCGRSAVELATIQGDQEMVETLLRHGVDLGDSLLYAVDMEKEDVITTLLSHTQTGSIESGNEKGTPKESLFPPHVTPVLLAAHRNNYSILQLLLERQFPLPRIGDISGSTDHRVMLDYYRAVTSPSYILLTSQDPFETAFKVKEELNNIVSCIETGRREFQELSAQLEEFTAELISFARCPDEVMAVLNAGDNMEDIAGLRMRQLQRAIAVGHKKFVAHNKCQELLNLQFYRHHRDILYSSTWKKFLAFWISTVLAPILAILYMVTTKTNLREAISSPVVKFSMRSWSWLVFLTVMIVLNGDNESTGAYVLIGTYYCWVIGMVWEKMKEVWTASVDAWNKWDQLLLLCHMSAVGCFTGGLVAIQGNFDVIFDASEWNPFFIGGDLLAIAVILSFARYMSMLMFSETIGPLLLSMYKMVMDIFKFIIVFLIIILGFACALQRLYNSPRPDSDCLLEYYQALREQRQANNTNVNFTSEDFCYYGDFAHLHLSIFYLFWTLYGKFEFTDLDVTAPNAVQFPVVSTWLSRILFIVYITASIIILLNMLIAMMSDSFSSVSFDAEVEWRFARSREMLKYIPKGRTLPPPFNLIPSPKSVWSFLKWIELICRCQKTQKKNEIELKEALRKYKVTVERLKARYLLAYSLRRDQAEG; via the exons ATGGATTCTTACCGCACCCAAGATGAAGAAGAACAGATAGAAGATGTTGTTTTCTCGGCGACAAAACTGCCCATTCTTGGAGAgaacagccaactacagaggcgatTTCTTTGCCTCGTGAAAGATGGCGACCGTGCCAAGGTGGAAGAAATATTAAGCAAAAATCGTCATGATGTGTCCTTCAACATCGACTGCCTGGACACTTGTGGACGTTCTGCTGTAGAACTGGCGACGATCCAGGGTGACCAGGAGATGGTGGAGACATTACTGAGACATGGGGTGGACCTGGGGGACTCGTTATTGTACGCTGTGGACATGGAGAAGGAAGACGTCATCACAACCCTGCTGAGTCACACCCAGACAGGAAGTATTGAAAGCGGTAATGAAAAG GGTACACCCAAAGAATCACTCTTTCCCCCGCACGTCACGCCAGTCCTCCTAGCGGCGCATCGCAACAACTACAGCATCCTCCAACTCCTGCTGGAGCGACAGTTCCCTCTCCCCCGCATTGGTGACATCAGCGGCTCAACCGACCACAGAGTCATGCTTGACTACTACCGCGCCGTCACCAGCCCTTCTTACATTCTCCTCACCAGTCAAGATCCCTTCGAAACCGCCTTCAAGGTCAAGGAGGAACTTAACAACATCGTCTCTTGCATTGAGACTGGAAGAAGAGAATTTCAAGAGCTTTCTGCCCAACTTGAAGAGTTTACTGCAGAGCTTATCAGTTTCGCTAGGTGTCCTGACGAGGTCATGGCTGTTTTGAACGCTGGCGATAACATGGAGGACATAGCAGGATTGCGCATGCGTCAACTTCAGAGGGCCATTGCAGTAGGACATAAGAAG TTCGTCGCACACAACAAGTGCCAGGAGTTGTTGAATCTGCAGTTCTACCGGCATCATCGCGACATCTTGTACAGCTCCACATGGAAGAAGTTTCTGGCCTTTTGG ATATCCACAGTCTTAGCTCCGATCCTGGCAATCCTATATATGGTCACCACAAAGACAAATCTCAGAGAGGCCATCTCCTCGCCTGTTGTCAAGTTCAGCATGAGGTCCTGGTCGTGGCTCGTATTCTTAACGGTCATGATAGTACTGAACGGAGACAATGAGTCGACGGGAGCGTATGTGCTGATTGGGACCTACTATTGTTGGGTGATAG GTATGGTCTGggagaagatgaaggaggtTTGGACTGCTTCAGTGGACGCCTGGAACAAGTGGGACCAGCTGCTTCTGCTGTGTCATATGTCAGCGGTGGGATGCTTTACAGGTGGCCTTGTCGCTATTCAAGGG AACTTCGACGTCATATTCGATGCAAGTGAGTGGAACCCGTTCTTCATCGGCGGTGATCTATTAGCGATAGCGGTCATCCTCAGCTTCGCCCGGTACATGAGCATGTTGATGTTCTCCGAAACCATTGGTCCACTCCTGCTGTCCATGTACAAGATGGTTATGGACATCTTCAAGTTCATCATCGTGTTCCTAATCATCATCCTTGGCTTTGCCTGCGCTTTACAGCGCCTGTACAACTCGCCCAGACCAGATTCAG ATTGTCTCTTGGAATATTACCAAGCTCTCCGAGAGCAACGCCAAGCTAACAACACCAACGTCAATTTTACTTCTGAAGACTTCTGCTACTATGGAGACTTTGCACA TTTGCACCTCTCCATTTTCTACTTGTTCTGGACGCTGTACGGAAAGTTTGAGTTCACTGATCTCGACGTGACAGCACCAAACGCAGTCCAGTTTCCTGTAGTGTCCACCTGGCTGAGCAGAATCCTGTTTATCGTCTACATCACAGCCTCCATCATCATCCTGCTGAACATGCTCATCGCCATGATGAGTGACTCCTTCTCTAGTGTCTCC TTCGACGCTGAGGTGGAGTGGCGCTTCGCCCGTTCCCGTGAGATGTTGAAGTACATCCCCAAAGGCCGCACGCTGCCGCCTCCATTTAACCTCATCCCCAGTCCTAAGTCGGTCTGGTCCTTCCTGAAATGGATCGAACTGATCTGTCGCTGTCAAAAGACTCAAAAG AAGAACGAGATCGAGCTCAAGGAGGCTCTCAGAAAGTACAAG GTGACCGTCGAACGGCTGAAGGCAAGATACCTGCTGGCCTACAGTCTTCGTCGGGATCAAGCTGAGGGATGA